In Thermococcus sp. EP1, the genomic stretch TCATACGCGTGTCTCCCATCGTCCCTATCTCTCTCTTCAAGTCTTATGTTGGGAGAAAGGACAAATATTTTCTCCAGACCCATTGCCATGGCAAACTGTTTATGGAGGATCATGCTGTGCATTAGCTTTAACTTTGTTCCATATGCTTCAATCTCTGGAGCTCTCATCTTACTAGCTGCTGGATCAGGCCATAGAGGATCAGTTATGGAGCTTAGCATAACTGGTAAGAGCCACTTAAAACCCTTTTTAACAAAGAAATCAGTCAGATAGTCTATCACTTTTGTTTGCACTTTAATAGTACTTTCAATATCCCTACTTATTAGTTGAACTGCGTTCATGAGCATCACCAATATGACAACTATCGAGGACCTATATGTATTTTATGCAAAAAATCTTGGAGAATTGGTAATTTTGTGAAAAATATTAGGGACAATATAGAATAAAAATCAAGTTATTTATAAATAGACTTGTCAAAATTTTACGATATTTTGCTAATCTTAGCTAGAATACCAAAGAAGAACTGAAGCAATTGTACAAAAGTAGAGTTAAGAAAATAAAATTCAAAGGGCAGGATAAGTTCACTGTTGTGGACAGATGTCTTTCTCAGTTGGTGGGTTTGGATCAAGGCCTTTTCTTTGTCTTATCTGCCTTATAATGTTTATAGCAAGCTCAGTTGGCACTCTCTTGAAGCCTGCGTGCTCTGTGCTCCACAATGCCCTACCGCTGGTTGCACCTCTAATTGCTCCAGCGAATCCAAACATTTCAGCTACTGGAGCTTCTGAGATAATGATCATTACTTCGCCCTCTTGTCTCATGTCAATAAGCTGTCCTCTTCTTTGGTTCATTTCTCTGCTGACTGAACCCATGTATTCGTATGGGACGTTTATGATGACCTTCTGGTATGGTTCGTAAAGGACTGGGTTGGACTTCATCATTGCACAGTGAATAGCAGTTCTAATTGCTGGATAAATCTGAGCTGGACCTCTGTGGACGTTATCTTCGTGAATCTTAGCATCTACAAGCCTTACTATGACCTTCATCACTGGTTCTTTAGCAAGTGGCCCTTCGTCCATTGCTTGGTGGAAACCATCGACAAGAAGGTCCATTACTTCGTTAAGGTACTGGAGACCCTTTGTGTTGTCAAGGAACATGTTTCCATTGTAAATGTCAACGATACCTCTCGCAATATCATAATCCATTCCAAGTTCAGCAAGCTTCTTTGCAACGGCTTTTGTATCTTTTGGCCTTCCTTCGGGAATTTCGCCCTCTTTAATTGCTTGATAGATGTTGTCTGGCATTGGTTCAACGACAATATAGAATCTGTTGTGCTTGTTTGGTGACTTTCCTTCAACTATTGGACTGACCTTTGTAATGCTCTCTCTGTAAACGACGATTGGCTCTGAAACGTCAACATCAACGCCCCATTGTTCCTTAAGGTGTACTAATTTAACCTCAAGGTGGAGCTCACCCATACCACTGAGCAAGTGCTGTCCGGTTTCTTCATCAATCTTAACATGAAGTGTTGGATCCTCCTTAGCAAGCTGTCTGAGAGCCTCAATAAGTCTTGGTAGATCCTTAACGTTCTTGGCTTCGATAGCTACTGTAACAACAGGCTCACTTGTGTAGTGAAGTGCTTCAAATGGCTCAATTTGCTCTTCTGAGACTGTCTCACCAGCCATAGCATCCCTTAAACCAGTAACCGCCACAATGTTACCCGCTGGCACGGCTTCCATGTTAACTCTCTCTGGACCCATGTAAATACCAACTTGCTGGATTCTTGCCTTTCTCTTTGCAGTTATAAGATGAACTTCTTGACCTGTCTTTACAGTACCACTCCAAACTCTACCTGTGGCCACTTCACCAGCGTGTTTGTCAATAATGATCTTGGTAACAACCATTACCACTTTTCCTTTTGGATCACACTTGGCCATTGATTGACCGATCTCGCTTTCCACTTCTCCTCTCCAGAGGTGTGGGATTCTATATCTTTGAGCCTCTACTGGATTTGGAAGGTGCCTAACTACCATATCCAATACCACAACGTGGAGTGGGGCCTTCTTTCTCAAGGTCTTCAAGTCGCCAGCGTTTGTTAGGTCAATAATGTCCTTAAATGAGACTCCGGTTTTCTTCATGTATGGAACACTAAGGGCCCAGTTGTAGTAAGCGGAACCAAAGGCAACGCTACCATCATTAACGTTTACCAACCACTTGTCTCTGAATTCCTGGGGAGCGTATTTCCTAATTAAGCGGTTTACATCTGTGATAACCTTAACAAACCTCTCTTGCATTTGCTGAGGAGTAAGTTTGAGCTCTTTAATGAGTCTATCAACCTTATTTATGAACAGCACAGGTTTAACATACTCTCTAAGGGCCTGTCTAAGAACGGTCTCTGTTTGGGGCATGACACCCTCAACGGCATCAACTACAATTATTGCTCCATCTATAGCTCTCATTGCTCTTGTAACGTCACCACCAAAGTCAACGTGACCTGGAGTGTCAATGAGGTTAATGAGGTATTTTTGTCCCTCATATTCGTGAATCATTGAAACGTTAGCTGCGTTGATTGTAATACCTCTTGCTTGCTCCTGCTCATCAAAGTCAAGCACGAGTTGCTTTCCTGCGAGTTCCTCACTAATCATTCCTGCTCCAGCCAAAAGATTATCACTCAATGTTGTCTTACCGTGGTCAATGTGAGCGGCAATACCCATATTTCTAATTCTTTCAGGCTGAAGCATCAATTCCTTAATTTCCTTAATCATCTCTTCCCTCTTTCCCATATCGCACCACCTAAAAATGTTGATCGTTAGTTCATCTCTCACTTCAAAAATTTAGTTATAAATCTTTCCATGCTCACTTTCCAAATCTTCTACTTCTCTTCTGGTATTCCCTAATTATTCTGAGGAAATCAATCTTTCTAAACTCCGGAAAATACACATCGACAAAGAAAAGCTCGCTATACGCGATCTGATAAATCAAGAAGTTGCTTATCCTAACCTCACCACCCGTCCTGATAACTATATCAGGATCGGACATGTTGGGCACATAAAGATACCTTTTCAACAGCTCCTCAGTTATCTCATTCTTCTCGAGTTTCCCAGCTTGAATATCATCAACGATCCGTTTCACAGCATCGACTATCTCACTTCTCCCCCCATATGCAACAGCAATATTTAAGGTATAATTATTATATTTCTTCGTGGCCCTCTCTGCCTCTTCAGCTGCCTCTCGGACATTTTTGGGCAACAACTCTTTTCTTCCAAGAACATTAACCCTTATCCCATATTTATGAACCCTTTCATCATGGACTAGCTCTCTAAATTTCTTCTCAAAAAGATCCATTAACATCTTAACCTCTTCCTTACTCCTCTTGAAGTTCTCAGTAGAGAAGGCGTATACTGTCAGCGTTCTTATACCCAACTCACGACACCACTCAAGGATCTCTTCTAACTTTTGAGATCCAAAGAGATGGCCATACCACGGAGGCTTATCTAAAAGCCTAGCCCATCTCCTATTCCCATCCATTATGATCGCAACATGCTTTGGGATTTTCTCAGGTCTAGACTTGACTTTCTCAAATAGGTAAGACTCGTAGAGGTCATACACCGGCTTGAATAAAATATGAGGAATGAAAGAGACAATCCTATAAATCATATCCATTCACTCAACTCTCTTTCTCTTTTGAATATGCATTTCAGCAAGCTCAATGTAGATTTCAGCATTTTTCTTAGTCATCTCAATTTCTTTTTCAGTGAGCTGCCTTACAACTTTTCCAGGAACTCCAACAACAAGGCTGTAATCTGGGATCTCTTTTCCTGGTGGGATTAGAGCGCCAGCTCCTATTATGACATGATTTCCAATCTTTGCCCCATCCAAAACTATTGCCCCCATGCCAACAATAACATAGTTTCCGATTTTCGCACCGTGAATAACTGCATTGTGGCCTATTGTAACATATTCCCCAAGTATCGTGGGATTTTCAGGAGAAGTGTGAACACTCACATTATCCTGTATGTTGGAGCCTTTCCCAATGTATATTTGCTCTATATCTCCTCTGAGTACTGCTGATGGCCAGACACTTGTTTTCTCCTCTAAGACTACATCCCCGATTATATAGGCATTATCATCCACAAATGCCGTCTCATGAATTTTAGGCCTCTTTCCATTTAGCTCATAAACCACCATGATTACCACCAGTAATGGCTGGGCAAAACAACTTATAAACTTTCACACCCTAAAAAACATGTGGTGGAATACTAATGAGATACCGGAAAGGTGCCAGTGCTGAGAGAGAACTCATAAAAATGCTAGAAAAAGAAGGATTTGCTGTTGTTAGATCTGCCGGAAGCAAAAAAGTAGATATAGTTGCCGGGAACGGCAAAACATACTTGTGTATAGAAGTAAAGACTACAAGAAGTGACAAACTCTATTTGAGTGAAGAAGACTTGATGAAGGTTAAGAGTTTTTCAAGCACATTTGGTGGAAAGGGAATTATTGCGGTCAAGTTCATAAACAATGGATGGTATTTCTTTGATGCTGAGGAGTTAAAAAAGAGCGGGAAGAACTATAAAATAAGCCTGCAAATAGCAAAGCATAGTGCCAAAACTCTTGAAGAGGTAATTGGCAAACAGAAGTCCTTAGTTGAGGTGATTAGAAGTGGGTAGAAAGGTTATAATTATTCTCCTGACTATTTTTCTGCTCTCAACATATTCACCCACAAGCGCCCAAATGCCTCTCCTTCTTCAAGTTCCACAAGAATATTTCGAAGCAAGACCTGGAGAGACTGTATCTGTTCCAATCACATTGATAAACGTGGGGAATGAAACTGCCGAAAACATAACTGTGTACATTTCGGGCCCTCTTGTCCAAGGCCTTCTTTACAGCCAGAAATACATAAAAGAACTCAAACCTGGAGAGAGTATAGAAGAAACTCTCTCAATATATGTCCAAGATGTAAGAGCGGGAGTTTATGATTTAAAGGTGATTGCAAGAAGTGGAGTTACTTTCCTTGAAGTTCCTATCTCCCTGAGAGTATTAACCCAAATAAGCTATTCTACCGATATAGATGTCCAAGAAAAGTATTTATTTGGACAAGACGTTACCATAACTCTCCTAGTATCTTCTTCATCAAACGGAGTTATTTTTGGAGATGTGTCCTATGAGATATACCGAAACAATAACCTAATTGCCCAAAGAACACTGCGCAATATTTTCCTTTACCCTGACCCTCCAAGGAACAAATGGGAATACCCAATTTTTATACCGAGGCCCAGTGTAGGAAACTATACCGTGATAATGAGAAGCACATTCAGAGGACTCTCAAAAACGGTTACAAAGAGCTTTCTTGTATACCAACGAGCACTCAGCTATGAAACCAAATTCGAGAAAGGAATAATTTACGTTAAAATAGTGGACGAAAATGGGAATGGTGTAGAAGGAATTCCCGTAACCATAGAGGGAACTCTCTTAAAAACAAACTCTTACGGAATCGCATTCATAGAAGCAAAGGAACCTGGCACTTATCGGATAACACTGAATCTAGATGGGAAAATAGTTGAAACCTTCGTAGAGGTCAAGAAATTGTTTGTAGATTATGAGCAAAGAAATGAGACACTTCTAATCTATGTGAGAGATTCTTCCGGAGTTGGAA encodes the following:
- the uppS gene encoding polyprenyl diphosphate synthase, yielding MIYRIVSFIPHILFKPVYDLYESYLFEKVKSRPEKIPKHVAIIMDGNRRWARLLDKPPWYGHLFGSQKLEEILEWCRELGIRTLTVYAFSTENFKRSKEEVKMLMDLFEKKFRELVHDERVHKYGIRVNVLGRKELLPKNVREAAEEAERATKKYNNYTLNIAVAYGGRSEIVDAVKRIVDDIQAGKLEKNEITEELLKRYLYVPNMSDPDIVIRTGGEVRISNFLIYQIAYSELFFVDVYFPEFRKIDFLRIIREYQKRSRRFGK
- a CDS encoding CARDB domain-containing protein, whose translation is MGRKVIIILLTIFLLSTYSPTSAQMPLLLQVPQEYFEARPGETVSVPITLINVGNETAENITVYISGPLVQGLLYSQKYIKELKPGESIEETLSIYVQDVRAGVYDLKVIARSGVTFLEVPISLRVLTQISYSTDIDVQEKYLFGQDVTITLLVSSSSNGVIFGDVSYEIYRNNNLIAQRTLRNIFLYPDPPRNKWEYPIFIPRPSVGNYTVIMRSTFRGLSKTVTKSFLVYQRALSYETKFEKGIIYVKIVDENGNGVEGIPVTIEGTLLKTNSYGIAFIEAKEPGTYRITLNLDGKIVETFVEVKKLFVDYEQRNETLLIYVRDSSGVGIPKVSVEAIGPLGKSYATTDENGSALINLNEIGFGSIRIKAENDAYIGAESIITVEKPKPPETETPSPTTTPLPTNQTNQTTTPVPPPQPKDYGNLPLILILSALLFGGTSYVALFKPLKFEEQLDKYYFVKIKAPRLREIQNFRYEREIDAVEARATKGKVTIKDGKIIWEIEKLEPNEEAFLQVIL
- a CDS encoding gamma carbonic anhydrase family protein, giving the protein MVVYELNGKRPKIHETAFVDDNAYIIGDVVLEEKTSVWPSAVLRGDIEQIYIGKGSNIQDNVSVHTSPENPTILGEYVTIGHNAVIHGAKIGNYVIVGMGAIVLDGAKIGNHVIIGAGALIPPGKEIPDYSLVVGVPGKVVRQLTEKEIEMTKKNAEIYIELAEMHIQKRKRVE
- the hjc gene encoding Holliday junction resolvase Hjc, which gives rise to MRYRKGASAERELIKMLEKEGFAVVRSAGSKKVDIVAGNGKTYLCIEVKTTRSDKLYLSEEDLMKVKSFSSTFGGKGIIAVKFINNGWYFFDAEELKKSGKNYKISLQIAKHSAKTLEEVIGKQKSLVEVIRSG
- a CDS encoding elongation factor EF-2; the encoded protein is MGKREEMIKEIKELMLQPERIRNMGIAAHIDHGKTTLSDNLLAGAGMISEELAGKQLVLDFDEQEQARGITINAANVSMIHEYEGQKYLINLIDTPGHVDFGGDVTRAMRAIDGAIIVVDAVEGVMPQTETVLRQALREYVKPVLFINKVDRLIKELKLTPQQMQERFVKVITDVNRLIRKYAPQEFRDKWLVNVNDGSVAFGSAYYNWALSVPYMKKTGVSFKDIIDLTNAGDLKTLRKKAPLHVVVLDMVVRHLPNPVEAQRYRIPHLWRGEVESEIGQSMAKCDPKGKVVMVVTKIIIDKHAGEVATGRVWSGTVKTGQEVHLITAKRKARIQQVGIYMGPERVNMEAVPAGNIVAVTGLRDAMAGETVSEEQIEPFEALHYTSEPVVTVAIEAKNVKDLPRLIEALRQLAKEDPTLHVKIDEETGQHLLSGMGELHLEVKLVHLKEQWGVDVDVSEPIVVYRESITKVSPIVEGKSPNKHNRFYIVVEPMPDNIYQAIKEGEIPEGRPKDTKAVAKKLAELGMDYDIARGIVDIYNGNMFLDNTKGLQYLNEVMDLLVDGFHQAMDEGPLAKEPVMKVIVRLVDAKIHEDNVHRGPAQIYPAIRTAIHCAMMKSNPVLYEPYQKVIINVPYEYMGSVSREMNQRRGQLIDMRQEGEVMIIISEAPVAEMFGFAGAIRGATSGRALWSTEHAGFKRVPTELAINIIRQIRQRKGLDPNPPTEKDICPQQ